The following proteins are co-located in the Silene latifolia isolate original U9 population chromosome 1, ASM4854445v1, whole genome shotgun sequence genome:
- the LOC141616190 gene encoding uncharacterized protein LOC141616190, which yields MGSNSSRSKSMGSNPQKKKSMESNSSSSKRTRETEEEEHEKKKNPYEIFKKKLSELFPGYYWDDQHFCMVPDNLNKNLPRADCDLSLGYYPGIYEYMYMMEEVETKDPPSSTVRVKLLLHALFEIGKKVRGVHIDTRDFRLDEETEQKLKEYAPKINPKRGFLYPGKIPKLAESEMLRHLPSIPFLNIHSYWQNAISAYEKYEMGGFIDFIMDEGEKRHLFVDDADHHGWSMMRFTSFVRLAHVYPPIKSSGGQLSFRIFRSNTGYFLREILLALTRKMEPAARSRSLVIYEDLLADVSADDDAARYVTLIPFDALLRFKKKNND from the exons ATGGGGAGTAACAGCAGCCGCAGTAAAAGCATGGGGAGTaaccctcaaaaaaaaaaaagcatggaGAGTAACAGCAGCAGCAGTAAAAGGACGAG GGAGACGGAAGAGGAGGAGCATGAGAAGAAAAAGAATCCATATGAGATTTTCAAGAAGAAGTTATCGGAATTGTTTCCCGGGTATTATTGGGACGATCAACATTTTTGTATGGTGCCTGACAATCTGAACAAG AATCTTCCCCGGGCTGATTGTGATCTTTCCTTGGGCTACTATCCTGGAATTTACGAATACATGTACATGATGGAAGAGGTTGAAACTAAGGATCCTCCATCGTCCACGGTTAGGGTTAAGCTGCTTCTCCATGCTCTCTTTGAAATTGGAAAAAAAGTGAGGGGGGTTCATATTGACACCAGGGATTTCAGATTGGATGAGGAGACGGAACAAAAGCTGAAGGAATACGCTCCCAAGATAAATCCAAAAAGAGGCTTTTTGTATCCTGGGAAGATCCCTAAGTTGGCCGAATCCGAAATGTTGCGACATCTGCCCTCtatcccattcctaaacatccaTTCGTACTGGCAGAATGCTATTTCTGCTTATGAGAAGTATGAGATGGGAGGCTTTATTGACTTCATCA TGGACGAGGGTGAGAAGAGGCACTTGTTTGTTGATGATGCTGATCATCATGGCTGGTCCATGATGAGATTCACAAGTTTTGTCCGACTTGCCCATGTTTATCCACCTATCAAGTCATCTGGGGGTCAACTCAGCTTCAGAATTTTCCGATCCAACACCGGCTATTTCCTCAGAGAAATTTTACTTGCTCTGACTAGGAAGATGGAACCTGCTGCCCGGTCAAGATCTCTTGTCATTTACGAAGACCTCCTTGCCGATGTCAGTGCTGATGACGATGCCGCAAGATATGTTACTCTGATCCCATTTGATGCCCTTCTACGTTTTAAGAAAAAGAACAATGATTAG